Proteins found in one Coffea eugenioides isolate CCC68of chromosome 5, Ceug_1.0, whole genome shotgun sequence genomic segment:
- the LOC113771183 gene encoding xyloglucan galactosyltransferase XLT2-like, translated as MLPSSKSSLKVKAVGMHGNHPKSPTNTTAAIFDFRIVSFNQFAWAFLIVLFHIGFIVLVLTTTASRAPTLLTTAAQLYSATHPQVQQQQQHEVPGKQVIQQLHAPPSVHHPDDVVDHVQCRYGKVYVYDDLPPIFNKKLLEGCRIDHREPQCVALSNSGFGAEAAADLARIVPPELSRAWYWTHMFAGDVIFHNRILNYKCRTMEPKSAAAFYVPFYAGLAASNILFSGYTAKERDAPFYTFLEWIKDQYYWKRSNGSDHFLALSRTSWDFKRARDDEPWGTSFLLMPLMRKMFSLTLERSRQDPTEVSVPYPTGFHPNTFWEIEQWQEFVRSRKRSSLFTFVGGKRGFTKNDFRALLMDHCNNESDSCKAVDCARTACLDGSTMVLEAFLDSDFCLQPRGDSLTRRSIFDCMLAGSIPVFFWKETVVGQYELFMSGELESFSVFIHRNKVRNGTSIRKILEGYSGEDIKRMREKVIDMIPRISYGFPGGELGNHRDAFDAAVEEVLRRIVSN; from the coding sequence ATGCTTCCCTCTTCCAAATCCTCATTAAAAGTTAAAGCTGTTGGTATGCATGGAAATCATCCCAAGAGTCCTACTAATACTACTGCTGCTATTTTTGATTTCAGGATTGTTTCTTTCAACCAATTTGCTTGGGCCTTCCTCATCGTACTCTTCCATATTGGATTCATCGTCCTAGTCTTGACTACTACCGCCTCTCGTGCTCCCACTCTTTTGACAACGGCAGCCCAATTGTACTCAGCCACCCATCCCCAagtgcagcagcagcagcagcatgAAGTACCAGGGAAGCAGGTTATTCAACAGCTGCATGCTCCTCCTTCTGTTCATCATCCGGATGATGTTGTTGACCATGTACAATGTAGATACGGAAAGGTTTACGTATACGACGACCTTCCTCCAATTTTCAACAAGAAACTGTTGGAGGGTTGCCGTATAGACCACCGAGAACCCCAATGCGTGGCGCTGTCCAACAGTGGGTTTGGGGCAGAAGCCGCGGCCGACCTCGCCAGAATTGTCCCGCCGGAGCTTAGTCGAGCTTGGTACTGGACCCACATGTTCGCgggtgatgttatttttcacaACCGGATTCTAAACTACAAGTGCAGAACCATGGAGCCGAAATCTGCTGCAGCTTTCTACGTGCCGTTTTATGCTGGACTAGCGGCGTCCAACATTTTATTCAGTGGCTACACTGCCAAAGAGCGAGATGCACCCTTCTACACTTTCCTCGAGTGGATCAAGGACCAATATTACTGGAAGAGATCCAACGGTTCGGATCATTTCCTTGCCCTGAGTCGAACTTCGTGGGACTTTAAACGGGCGCGTGATGATGAACCCTGGGGAACAAGCTTCCTTCTCATGCCCTTGATGAGAAAAATGTTCAGCTTAACACTGGAAAGAAGCCGGCAGGATCCAACGGAAGTTAGCGTACCCTATCCTACCGGATTTCATCCCAACACCTTCTGGGAAATTGAGCAATGGCAGGAATTTGTGCGAAGTAGAAAGAGGTCGAGTCTCTTCACGTTTGTCGGGGGAAAGCGTGGATTTACAAAGAACGACTTCAGGGCTTTGTTGATGGATCACTGTAACAACGAGAGTGATTCTTGCAAAGCTGTGGACTGTGCCAGGACAGCTTGCTTGGATGGCTCTACTATGGTTCTTGAAGCATTCCTGGACTCAGACTTCTGTTTGCAGCCCAGGGGTGACTCGCTTACGAGAAGGTCCATTTTTGATTGTATGTTGGCGGGTTCGATACCGGTTTTTTTCTGGAAAGAAACTGTTGTTGGTCAGTACGAGTTGTTCATGTCTGGTGAATTGGAGTCTTTCTCGGTTTTTATACACCGGAATAAAGTAAGGAATGGGACTTCGATAAGGAAAATATTGGAGGGATACAGTGGAGAAGATATCAAGAGGATGAGGGAAAAGGTAATTGACATGATTCCAAGGATTTCGTATGGTTTTCCTGGCGGAGAACTTGGCAATCACAGAGATGCCTTCGATGCAGCTGTGGAGGAAGTGCTAAGAAGAATAGTTTCAAACTAG